In the genome of Streptomyces sp. NBC_00259, the window AACGTGAAAAGACCGGCCGTGATGAGGGCGTTGCGGCTCATCGGCAGCACGATCCGTACGAACGCGGTGAAGCGGTTCGCCCCGTCCACCATCGCGGCCTCGACGACCTCGCCGGGAATGGACACCATGAACGCCCGCAGCAGGACGATCGCGAACGGCAGCCCCAGGGAGGCGTCCGCGAGGATCAGCCCCAGATAGGAGTTGACCAGGCCCAGTTCCGCGTACGCGCTGTAGAGGGCGTTCGCGATGACGATGCCCGGCACCATCTGGGTGATGAGCGTGGTGAAGACGATGCCCTGGCCGCCGCGCAGTCCGAACTGGGCGAGCCCGTAGGAGGCGGGCGCGGCGAGCGCCAGACAGACGACGACAGCGCCGAGGGCGACGGCGAGGCTGGTCAGGAGCGAGCCGCCCTGGGTACTGATCGCCGTGTCGAAGTTGGTCAGGCCCGGCGAAGTGGGGAACCACTGGGTGGCGGCGATGCTCGCCTCGGGCTGGAGCGCGGTGTTGAGCATCCAGTAGACCGGGAAGAGCAGCACGGCGAGGATCAGCAGCGCGGCGGTGGTGTTCCGGGCGGAGCGGAAACGGAGACGGTTCATCGTCGGTCACTTCCCCTTGCCGAAGTCGGCGCGGTTGGCCCGCAGGTACAGCACGGCGAAGACCGCGCTGATGAGGATCAGGACGTTGCCCACGACGGCGCCCTGGCCGAAGTCGAGCTGGAGGAAGGACAGCTGGTACGTGACGGTGCCCAGCGTCTGGGTGGAGTCGGCGGGACCGCCCGAGGTCAGCGCCAGGATCAGGTCGAGGATCTTCACCGTCGACATGAAGCCCAGCACCAGCACGACGGTGATCACCGGGCGCAGCATCGGCAGCGTGATGCTGCGGAACGTGCGCCAGGCACCGGAGCCGTCCAGC includes:
- a CDS encoding carbohydrate ABC transporter permease; the protein is MNRLRFRSARNTTAALLILAVLLFPVYWMLNTALQPEASIAATQWFPTSPGLTNFDTAISTQGGSLLTSLAVALGAVVVCLALAAPASYGLAQFGLRGGQGIVFTTLITQMVPGIVIANALYSAYAELGLVNSYLGLILADASLGLPFAIVLLRAFMVSIPGEVVEAAMVDGANRFTAFVRIVLPMSRNALITAGLFTFLFAWSDFMFALTLNTTDDVKPITLGIYQFVGAHVSDWGAVMATAVLSAVPAAVLLVVAQKYIAAGITGGSVK